The proteins below are encoded in one region of Mus caroli chromosome 10, CAROLI_EIJ_v1.1, whole genome shotgun sequence:
- the Gpx4 gene encoding phospholipid hydroperoxide glutathione peroxidase isoform X1, with the protein MGRAAARKRGRCRQRGGSPRGRRRRGPGRQSPRKRPGPRRRKARARRRRRARPRRMEPIPEPFNPGPLLQEPPQYCNSSEFLGLCASRDDWRCARSMHEFSAKDIDGHMVCLDKYRGFVCIVTNVASQUGKTDVNYTQLVDLHARYAECGLRILAFPCNQFGRQEPGSNQEIKEFAAGYNVKFDMYSKICVNGDDAHPLWKWMKVQPKGRGMLGNAIKWNFTKFLIDKNGCVVKRYGPMEEPQVIEKDLPCYL; encoded by the exons ATGGGCCGCGCGGCCGCCCGCAAGCGGGGACGCTGCAGACAGCGCGGCGGATCCCCGAGAGGCCGGCGACGCCGTGGACCTGGACGCCAAAGTCCTAGGAAACGCCCGGGCCCTCGGCGAAGGAAAGCGCGCGCGCGCCGCCGCAGGAGGGCGCGCCCTCGCCGGATGGAGCCCATTCCCGAACCTTTCAACCCGGGGCCTCTGCTGCAGGAGCCTCCCCAGTACTGCAACAGCTCCGAGTTCCTGGGCTTG TGTGCATCCCGCGATGATTGGCGCTGTGCGCGCTCCATGCACGAATTCTCAGCCAAGGACATCGACGGGCACATGGTCTGCCTGGATAAGTACAG gggTTTCGTGTGCATCGTCACCAACGTGGCCTCGCAATGAGGCAAAACCGACGTAAACTACACTCAGCTAGTCGATCTGCATGCCCGATATGCTGAGTGTGGTTTACGAATCCTGGCCTTCCCCTGCAACCAGTTTGGGAGGCAG GAGCCAGGAAGTAATCAAGAAATCAAGGAGTTTGCAGCCGGCTACAACGTCAAGTTTGACATGTACAGCAAGATCTGTGTAAATGGGGACGATGCCCACCCACTGTGGAAATGGATGAAAGTCCAGCCCAAGGGCAGGGGCATGCTGGGAAA tgccATCAAATGGAACTTTACCAAG TTTCTCATTGATAAGAATGGCTGCGTGGTGAAGCGCTACGGTCCCATGGAGGAGCCCCAGGTGATAGAGAAGGACCTGCCGTGCTATCTCTAG
- the Gpx4 gene encoding phospholipid hydroperoxide glutathione peroxidase isoform X3, with amino-acid sequence MSWGRLSRLLKPALLCGALAAPGLAGTMCASRDDWRCARSMHEFSAKDIDGHMVCLDKYRGFVCIVTNVASQUGKTDVNYTQLVDLHARYAECGLRILAFPCNQFGRQEPGSNQEIKEFAAGYNVKFDMYSKICVNGDDAHPLWKWMKVQPKGRGMLGNAIKWNFTKFLIDKNGCVVKRYGPMEEPQVIEKDLPCYL; translated from the exons ATGAGCTGGGGCCGTCTGAGCCGCTTACTTAAGCCAGCACTGCTGTGCGGGGCTCTGGCTGCGCCTGGTCTGGCAGGCACCATG TGTGCATCCCGCGATGATTGGCGCTGTGCGCGCTCCATGCACGAATTCTCAGCCAAGGACATCGACGGGCACATGGTCTGCCTGGATAAGTACAG gggTTTCGTGTGCATCGTCACCAACGTGGCCTCGCAATGAGGCAAAACCGACGTAAACTACACTCAGCTAGTCGATCTGCATGCCCGATATGCTGAGTGTGGTTTACGAATCCTGGCCTTCCCCTGCAACCAGTTTGGGAGGCAG GAGCCAGGAAGTAATCAAGAAATCAAGGAGTTTGCAGCCGGCTACAACGTCAAGTTTGACATGTACAGCAAGATCTGTGTAAATGGGGACGATGCCCACCCACTGTGGAAATGGATGAAAGTCCAGCCCAAGGGCAGGGGCATGCTGGGAAA tgccATCAAATGGAACTTTACCAAG TTTCTCATTGATAAGAATGGCTGCGTGGTGAAGCGCTACGGTCCCATGGAGGAGCCCCAGGTGATAGAGAAGGACCTGCCGTGCTATCTCTAG
- the Gpx4 gene encoding phospholipid hydroperoxide glutathione peroxidase isoform X2, with product MSWGRLSRLLKPALLCGALAAPGLAGTMCASRDDWRCARSMHEFSAKDIDGHMVCLDKYRGFVCIVTNVASQUGKTDVNYTQLVDLHARYAECGLRILAFPCNQFGRQEPGSNQEIKEFAAGYNVKFDMYSKICVNGDDAHPLWKWMKVQPKGRGMLGNAIKWNFTKVSGIQCGDVAQPHSLLHSGAQLSTHVPLSYSFSLIRMAAW from the exons ATGAGCTGGGGCCGTCTGAGCCGCTTACTTAAGCCAGCACTGCTGTGCGGGGCTCTGGCTGCGCCTGGTCTGGCAGGCACCATG TGTGCATCCCGCGATGATTGGCGCTGTGCGCGCTCCATGCACGAATTCTCAGCCAAGGACATCGACGGGCACATGGTCTGCCTGGATAAGTACAG gggTTTCGTGTGCATCGTCACCAACGTGGCCTCGCAATGAGGCAAAACCGACGTAAACTACACTCAGCTAGTCGATCTGCATGCCCGATATGCTGAGTGTGGTTTACGAATCCTGGCCTTCCCCTGCAACCAGTTTGGGAGGCAG GAGCCAGGAAGTAATCAAGAAATCAAGGAGTTTGCAGCCGGCTACAACGTCAAGTTTGACATGTACAGCAAGATCTGTGTAAATGGGGACGATGCCCACCCACTGTGGAAATGGATGAAAGTCCAGCCCAAGGGCAGGGGCATGCTGGGAAA tgccATCAAATGGAACTTTACCAAGGTAAGTGGCATACAGTGTGGGGATGTGGCCCAGCCCCAC TCCCTCCTCCATTCTGGTGCTCAACTGTCAACACATGTTCCTCTGTCTTACAGTTTCTCATTGATAAGAATGGCTGCGTGGTGA